From one Microbulbifer sp. A4B17 genomic stretch:
- a CDS encoding efflux RND transporter periplasmic adaptor subunit: MVRKLTTVLFGVSALVLAGCNSDEPSGQQPPPPAVEVAQVSAGATTLWRSFTGRVAAPETVELRPRVSGYIDKVSFVEGTLVKQGDVLFTIDPRPYKARERAARADLARVRSDLSYSEKQAGRAKQLLNSKAISREEYDRRIASRDSARAALSAAEAALENARLDLQYTEVKAPISGRVSRALVTQGNLANADSTLLTTLVSVDPMYVYFESDEQTFAKGRSLLNRVQKPAVRIGLAGEQGYPHSGELDFIDNRLNSHTGTIQFRAVVNNRDGFFRPGQFARVEMPIEEVSQAVLINSKAVLTDQDRRYVYIVNDSNVTEKRPVVAGQRQGDLVVIRSGLEPGEKIVVNGLQKIFFPGMPVAPEMVAMQEQVKATQVAGH, from the coding sequence ATGGTAAGAAAATTAACGACAGTTCTATTCGGCGTATCCGCACTGGTGCTCGCCGGCTGCAATAGTGATGAGCCGAGCGGTCAGCAGCCCCCTCCTCCCGCTGTTGAGGTAGCCCAGGTATCCGCAGGAGCCACGACCTTGTGGCGCAGCTTTACCGGCCGAGTGGCAGCGCCTGAAACCGTCGAACTGCGCCCTCGGGTCAGCGGCTATATCGATAAAGTTTCCTTTGTTGAGGGAACCCTGGTTAAGCAGGGCGATGTCCTGTTCACTATCGACCCCCGCCCTTACAAGGCTCGCGAGCGCGCAGCCCGGGCTGACCTGGCCCGAGTTCGCAGTGACCTCTCCTACAGCGAAAAGCAAGCCGGCCGAGCCAAACAACTGCTCAACAGCAAGGCAATCTCCCGTGAGGAATACGATCGACGTATCGCTTCACGAGATTCGGCCCGAGCGGCCCTTAGCGCTGCCGAGGCGGCACTGGAAAATGCCCGGTTAGACCTTCAATACACCGAAGTTAAAGCACCTATAAGTGGCCGAGTAAGCCGCGCCCTGGTCACTCAAGGCAATCTCGCCAATGCCGACAGTACTCTGCTGACAACGCTGGTCTCTGTCGACCCAATGTACGTGTATTTCGAAAGTGACGAACAGACTTTTGCTAAGGGCCGCAGCTTACTCAATAGAGTGCAAAAGCCTGCTGTGCGTATAGGCCTCGCCGGTGAGCAAGGGTATCCACACAGTGGAGAGTTGGACTTTATTGATAACCGCCTGAACAGCCATACCGGCACTATTCAGTTCCGCGCTGTGGTTAACAACAGGGACGGCTTTTTCAGGCCGGGGCAATTTGCCCGGGTGGAAATGCCGATTGAAGAGGTTTCACAGGCAGTTTTAATCAATAGCAAAGCGGTTCTTACCGATCAGGACCGCCGCTATGTCTACATCGTCAACGACAGTAATGTCACCGAAAAACGCCCCGTGGTCGCTGGCCAACGCCAAGGTGATCTTGTGGTTATCCGCAGCGGCCTGGAGCCCGGCGAGAAAATTGTGGTGAATGGCCTGCAAAAGATTTTCTTCCCGGGCATGCCCGTCGCACCGGAAATGGTGGCCATGCAGGAGCAGGTAAAGGCGACCCAAGTCGCTGGCCACTAA
- a CDS encoding sigma-54 dependent transcriptional regulator codes for MDKVLIIDDNSSIVSALEILLSLHDLQPLCAITPQAGLQLLRENSDISLVIQDMNFTADTTSGEEGKELFFAIREINPDLPIILLTAWTQLEMAVELVRAGAADYLSKPWDDNKLISTINNLLELGELQKRQQASQQQALNARRQLREDFLLQGIIYRSDKMQKLLEMATQVAKSEVPILITGPNGAGKEKIAEIVQANSSSREGPFIKVNVGALPEDLMEAELFGAEPGAYTGAGNRAREGRFEAADGGTLFLDEIGELSPSGQVKLLRVLQTGEFQRLGSSQTRKTKVRVISATNRDLHKAIEEGKFRQDLFYRLNVIELRLPPLHERPEDIPPLAMSFLAESGNSKKLSPQALNALTRYHWPGNVRELQNVMQRAAVLSQEDTIDEAVLALPEQTPTDKVEVSFEPSRELLQETLSNCNGIIAQAARELGMSRQALYRRLEKHGIPY; via the coding sequence ATGGACAAAGTACTTATTATTGACGACAACAGCAGTATCGTTTCCGCTCTGGAGATCCTGTTGTCCCTGCATGACTTGCAGCCACTTTGTGCGATTACTCCTCAAGCCGGATTACAATTGCTACGAGAGAACAGCGATATAAGCCTGGTTATCCAGGATATGAATTTCACCGCTGATACAACCTCTGGGGAAGAAGGCAAAGAGCTGTTCTTTGCGATTCGGGAAATAAATCCGGACCTTCCAATTATCCTGCTGACCGCTTGGACCCAACTGGAAATGGCAGTCGAGTTAGTCAGAGCTGGGGCCGCTGATTACCTGAGCAAACCCTGGGATGACAATAAACTAATATCCACAATTAACAATTTATTGGAGCTGGGAGAATTACAAAAGCGCCAGCAGGCATCCCAGCAACAGGCTTTGAATGCTCGACGCCAATTACGGGAAGACTTTCTACTACAAGGCATAATTTACCGCAGCGATAAAATGCAAAAGCTGCTGGAGATGGCCACTCAAGTAGCGAAATCTGAAGTTCCCATCCTGATCACCGGACCAAATGGAGCCGGTAAAGAAAAGATTGCTGAGATCGTTCAAGCGAACTCTTCATCGAGAGAAGGGCCTTTTATTAAAGTTAATGTAGGTGCACTACCAGAAGATCTGATGGAAGCAGAGCTGTTCGGTGCCGAACCCGGTGCCTATACCGGCGCCGGCAATCGGGCACGGGAGGGTAGGTTTGAAGCCGCCGATGGCGGCACCTTATTTCTCGATGAAATTGGCGAGCTCTCACCTAGCGGCCAGGTGAAACTACTACGCGTACTACAAACCGGAGAATTCCAACGTTTAGGCAGCAGCCAAACCCGCAAAACCAAAGTTCGGGTAATCAGTGCTACCAATAGGGATCTCCACAAGGCTATTGAGGAAGGCAAATTTCGCCAGGATTTATTTTATCGACTCAATGTTATAGAACTGCGCCTTCCGCCACTGCATGAACGCCCTGAGGACATCCCCCCCCTCGCAATGAGCTTCCTCGCGGAAAGTGGCAACTCAAAAAAGCTATCTCCTCAAGCGTTAAACGCCCTTACTCGCTATCATTGGCCCGGCAATGTGCGAGAACTTCAAAATGTTATGCAGCGAGCAGCCGTCTTAAGCCAAGAGGACACTATCGATGAAGCCGTCCTGGCACTTCCTGAGCAAACGCCAACCGATAAAGTGGAAGTGAGTTTTGAGCCCAGCCGTGAGTTGCTACAGGAGACTCTCTCCAATTGTAATGGCATTATTGCCCAGGCCGCACGAGAACTCGGTATGAGCCGTCAAGCTTTGTACCGCCGTCTGGAAAAACACGGTATACCCTATTGA
- a CDS encoding AraC family transcriptional regulator yields MSIENRAEPNSVAVDMESIRQKLIGSVMRQAPEQGLNETALGGLSLIRCNEPGACAATVYTPSLNFIIQGRKTLELGDREISYMPLSYVATSVHLPILGRVEDASLETPFLGVKITIDPQEVADLVMELGDKAPGVEAGYDCPEVSCGLCLTKMDYGMLDALNRLVSLLDSPKDVPILAPLARREIIYRALMGEIGARMRKFAMADSQANRVSRVIEVLKDRFSEPLRISDLADQANMSESSLYHSFKQITRMSPLQFQKKLRLHEARRLMLTEGLEAASASYRVGYESPSHFSREYSRMFGLPPRADVIKLRGEQRVPA; encoded by the coding sequence ATGAGCATTGAAAACAGAGCGGAACCCAATTCAGTCGCTGTGGATATGGAGTCTATAAGGCAGAAACTGATTGGCTCTGTGATGCGTCAGGCGCCGGAGCAGGGATTAAATGAAACAGCACTGGGAGGTCTCTCCCTGATCCGCTGCAATGAACCGGGTGCCTGTGCGGCAACCGTGTATACACCTTCCCTGAATTTTATTATTCAGGGGCGAAAGACTCTGGAGTTGGGGGACCGGGAAATCTCCTATATGCCTTTGAGTTATGTGGCCACCTCTGTACATTTACCGATTCTGGGCCGTGTTGAAGACGCCTCTCTGGAAACGCCATTTCTCGGCGTAAAGATAACCATTGACCCACAAGAAGTCGCCGATCTGGTTATGGAGCTTGGGGATAAGGCGCCGGGTGTGGAGGCCGGATATGACTGCCCTGAAGTGAGCTGCGGCCTGTGCCTGACCAAAATGGACTACGGTATGCTCGACGCACTAAACCGGCTGGTGTCTTTACTGGATAGCCCCAAAGATGTCCCCATACTGGCACCATTGGCACGGCGTGAGATTATCTATCGAGCTTTGATGGGGGAAATCGGAGCGCGAATGCGTAAATTCGCAATGGCTGATAGCCAGGCAAATCGCGTGTCCCGGGTGATTGAGGTGCTCAAAGATCGCTTTTCGGAGCCTCTGCGGATCAGTGACTTGGCGGATCAAGCCAATATGAGTGAGTCATCTCTGTACCACAGTTTCAAGCAGATCACCCGTATGTCTCCGCTGCAGTTTCAGAAAAAGCTGCGTTTACACGAGGCGCGCCGACTGATGCTGACTGAGGGGCTGGAAGCGGCTTCCGCCAGTTACCGTGTTGGTTATGAGAGCCCCTCTCATTTCAGTCGTGAGTACAGCCGCATGTTTGGCCTGCCGCCCCGTGCAGATGTGATTAAGTTGCGCGGTGAACAGCGGGTACCGGCTTAA
- a CDS encoding immune inhibitor A domain-containing protein yields MLKINNLLSAGTLALSLMAANAQAINSHQKGGDQVDLVIANEAKLIDMLKRSGRISQDATIAEAESTLRNYLKERATHSINPAQDLSSDTVRMMSEARGGHKHPRLQRGKGSLHRNHGSRHPRNIQLESYDGEAQTARVLAILMEFPDFPHNSIEPGESDMYYADYAAEHYADLLFSQNGFEGPSGENMLSMQQFYWQQSGNSYSVEGSVAGWYMASQPAAYYGNNTDGDARSLIREALEAAAADPTVDLSDFDIEDRYDLDGDGDFWEADGLVDHIMIFHSSVGEEAGGGQLGEDAIWSHRWNLGGVYSLEGTTAEVDYWGGTMAAYDYTIQPADAAAGVVSHEYGHDLGLPDEYDTDGSGRGEPVSYWSIMSSGSWAGVTPGAEPTGFSAYAKEYLQHNHGGNWLHGETIALDEIPRRGIELLLDEAVHKGTNNDAIRIDLPAKQEIVTEPSSGEYAYFSGSGNNLQNSMTISVDLSNAETASLSFKAWYDIELDWDYAAIMVDSGDGFVSIPGSITTDTNPNGTNPGHGITGSSEGWIDIDFDLSAYSGQEISLSLAYITDGAVANSGLFADDITIEIDDTTFLFDDAETDGNFSLAGFSRNPGYLEHDHYYLLEWRTHRGVDAGLAHVNVAGKMLTFTEGLLVWYVDSSYDNNWVGVHPGNGFLGVVDADQNVLRWSDDSVASTRYQVHDATFNIERADDMVLDLLEDYGILLSDIHNRRYPLFNDTRSYSSEEIPDAGRAITPYGLKVRVVSRSGDKSVAKIRVTK; encoded by the coding sequence ATGCTAAAAATAAACAATTTGCTGTCCGCCGGCACGCTCGCTCTGAGCCTGATGGCAGCCAATGCCCAGGCTATTAATTCACATCAAAAAGGTGGTGATCAAGTCGACCTGGTCATTGCTAATGAAGCCAAATTAATTGATATGCTCAAGCGCTCTGGACGTATCAGCCAAGATGCAACTATTGCGGAAGCTGAAAGTACTTTGCGTAACTATTTAAAGGAGCGAGCTACACATAGCATTAATCCGGCTCAGGACCTCTCCAGTGATACCGTAAGAATGATGAGCGAAGCCCGTGGAGGACATAAACATCCTCGGTTGCAAAGGGGAAAAGGATCGCTTCATCGCAACCATGGCAGCCGCCACCCTAGAAACATTCAACTTGAGAGCTACGACGGTGAAGCCCAAACTGCACGGGTTCTCGCTATTTTGATGGAATTTCCAGATTTTCCCCATAACAGCATCGAGCCCGGGGAAAGTGATATGTACTACGCGGATTACGCCGCTGAACATTACGCTGACTTGCTTTTCTCCCAAAACGGCTTTGAAGGTCCCAGTGGGGAAAACATGCTATCCATGCAGCAGTTTTACTGGCAGCAATCCGGTAACAGCTACTCAGTTGAAGGCTCTGTAGCAGGTTGGTATATGGCCAGCCAACCAGCAGCTTATTACGGCAATAACACCGATGGAGATGCTCGCTCCCTAATTCGTGAGGCCCTGGAAGCTGCAGCTGCCGACCCCACAGTAGACCTGTCAGATTTTGATATTGAAGACCGTTACGACTTGGATGGTGATGGCGATTTTTGGGAAGCAGATGGTTTAGTAGACCACATCATGATCTTCCACTCCTCGGTTGGTGAAGAAGCTGGTGGCGGGCAACTGGGTGAAGACGCCATTTGGTCTCACCGTTGGAATCTTGGCGGAGTCTATTCACTTGAAGGGACTACTGCGGAGGTAGATTACTGGGGCGGCACTATGGCTGCTTATGATTACACCATTCAGCCGGCGGACGCCGCTGCAGGGGTTGTCAGCCATGAATATGGCCATGACCTGGGCCTGCCCGATGAATACGATACCGATGGAAGCGGTCGTGGAGAACCAGTCTCCTACTGGTCCATTATGTCCAGCGGTAGCTGGGCTGGTGTAACTCCGGGTGCAGAACCCACAGGCTTTTCCGCATATGCCAAGGAGTACCTGCAACACAACCATGGCGGAAACTGGCTTCACGGTGAAACTATTGCCCTGGATGAAATTCCTCGCCGCGGTATCGAGTTGCTACTCGATGAAGCAGTTCATAAGGGTACCAATAACGATGCAATCCGAATTGACCTGCCCGCAAAACAAGAGATAGTTACCGAACCCAGCAGTGGGGAATACGCCTACTTCAGTGGTAGCGGCAACAACCTGCAAAACTCTATGACAATATCTGTTGATCTGAGCAATGCAGAAACAGCAAGCCTCTCTTTCAAAGCCTGGTACGACATTGAGCTGGATTGGGATTACGCAGCGATCATGGTAGATTCCGGTGATGGCTTTGTCTCCATTCCTGGTTCAATAACTACAGATACCAACCCTAATGGCACTAATCCTGGCCACGGCATTACTGGCAGCTCTGAAGGCTGGATTGATATTGACTTCGACTTAAGTGCTTACAGCGGGCAAGAAATTAGCCTTTCGCTTGCCTATATTACTGATGGCGCCGTAGCGAATTCAGGTCTTTTTGCCGATGACATCACCATCGAAATTGATGACACAACGTTCCTTTTCGATGATGCTGAAACTGATGGCAACTTCAGCCTTGCAGGCTTTAGCCGAAACCCAGGCTATCTCGAGCACGATCACTACTACTTACTCGAATGGCGCACGCATCGCGGCGTTGATGCCGGATTGGCGCACGTGAATGTAGCTGGCAAGATGCTCACTTTCACAGAAGGCCTCTTGGTTTGGTACGTAGATTCCAGCTACGATAATAACTGGGTTGGCGTACACCCAGGAAACGGCTTCCTTGGAGTTGTTGATGCTGACCAGAATGTATTGAGATGGAGTGATGATTCCGTTGCCAGTACCCGTTATCAGGTTCACGATGCCACATTTAACATCGAAAGAGCCGACGATATGGTTCTGGATTTACTCGAGGACTACGGCATACTCCTAAGTGACATTCACAACCGCCGCTACCCGTTGTTTAACGACACACGGAGCTATAGCAGTGAAGAAATACCAGACGCCGGCCGCGCTATCACACCTTACGGCTTAAAGGTTCGGGTCGTATCTCGCAGTGGAGATAAATCTGTAGCCAAAATACGCGTAACCAAATAA
- a CDS encoding ABC transporter permease: protein MLELKPMLSALWRNKISAMLIAMQLALTLAIISNIVVIVQDRIGKITRPTGIAVEEIIAINVMAIPQDYDMISAVPSDLKLLRELPHVKDASVTQQVPLSQSGSAGVFYTQPNQEIGGVVSNRYNTDPHFINTLGLNLIAGRNFTDVEMQYFDPNEIREMSVAIITKQFAEKLYPNQDPIGKPLYDGNNHPIEIIGVVERHLGAWVGWSNAGNVAFFPVVRNTQDINYLVRTEPGKLNDVLRVLEDKLSERDPQRVIKTKVLTEYVARSYARDNLMVKVLTIVAAMLSFIVALGIVGLTIFWINQRAKQIGVRRALGATRTNISRYFLIENGMIASLGITVGSAAALIANQYMVRDYSQPTLTIAPLVVCALLVLLVSLAAALAPALRAANISPATATRSI, encoded by the coding sequence ATGTTGGAATTGAAACCTATGTTGTCTGCCCTCTGGCGCAACAAAATCTCAGCAATGTTAATCGCTATGCAACTAGCATTAACACTGGCGATCATCAGTAATATTGTGGTTATTGTACAGGATCGCATTGGCAAGATAACACGACCGACAGGTATTGCCGTGGAAGAAATTATTGCTATAAATGTTATGGCAATCCCCCAGGATTATGACATGATCAGTGCAGTACCTTCTGATTTAAAATTGCTACGCGAACTTCCCCATGTCAAGGATGCATCTGTTACACAGCAAGTACCCTTATCACAATCAGGATCTGCTGGCGTATTTTACACGCAGCCAAATCAGGAAATCGGTGGGGTCGTCTCCAACCGTTACAATACAGATCCACACTTTATTAATACTCTAGGTCTTAATTTAATTGCGGGTCGAAATTTTACAGATGTGGAAATGCAGTATTTTGACCCTAATGAAATTAGGGAAATGTCAGTTGCCATTATCACTAAGCAGTTCGCTGAAAAACTGTACCCTAACCAGGACCCTATAGGTAAACCTTTATATGATGGTAACAACCATCCAATAGAAATCATTGGTGTTGTCGAGAGACACCTGGGAGCCTGGGTGGGATGGTCAAATGCAGGTAATGTAGCCTTTTTTCCCGTCGTTAGAAACACACAAGATATAAACTATTTAGTTCGGACTGAACCAGGAAAGTTGAATGACGTATTGAGGGTATTAGAGGATAAGTTATCTGAACGTGACCCACAAAGAGTAATAAAAACAAAAGTGCTTACAGAGTATGTCGCCCGCAGTTATGCCCGCGATAATTTAATGGTTAAAGTCCTAACTATTGTTGCAGCCATGTTGAGTTTTATTGTAGCTCTTGGCATTGTAGGCCTAACCATATTCTGGATTAATCAAAGGGCCAAGCAAATTGGTGTTAGACGTGCATTAGGGGCCACCCGTACCAATATCAGCCGATATTTCCTTATAGAAAACGGAATGATAGCGAGCCTGGGTATCACAGTTGGCAGTGCAGCAGCACTAATTGCCAATCAATATATGGTTCGCGATTACTCACAGCCCACTTTAACAATTGCACCCCTAGTTGTTTGTGCATTACTGGTACTTTTAGTCAGTCTTGCAGCTGCACTTGCCCCAGCGTTACGAGCAGCGAATATATCACCGGCAACAGCCACCCGAAGTATTTAA
- a CDS encoding PAS domain-containing sensor histidine kinase, giving the protein MSKYFSLEGRLIVTAALPLVVGITISWLGTRAGFSPSLSWSAGLIVSIPLLIGLMRQTLAPLTNTLKSLQNGLLNFRDGDFSISLVHPKDNDLRQITLLYNEIGEHLRKERAHIYQRELLLDTVIQTSPQALLLVDQSDRIIYSNSSAKQLLNNGKPLQGLLLQKLLPNSPKEIASAIKSWKNGLFNYSDANGSHSMHIGNSTFVLNTQKHRLIVLREMTRELTRAEVEVWKKVIRLISHELNNSLAPISSLAHSGKMLITKPGKEQALEKVFDIIADRCKHLTEFTQGYASFAKLPAPSCETVTWQELINRIMPIQPFSLKGSLPDEAGYFDPIQIEQALLNLIKNSREAGSDVDDIELEVSIDSFGQKLVLSDRGCGMSEKVLEQALLPFFSTKEQGVGLGLALCREIIDAHDGQIQLLNRSGGGLQICLWLPWKKRKN; this is encoded by the coding sequence ATGTCGAAATACTTTTCTCTTGAAGGCCGCCTTATCGTAACAGCGGCCCTTCCTTTAGTTGTCGGTATCACCATTTCCTGGCTCGGTACCCGGGCAGGCTTTAGTCCATCACTCTCTTGGTCAGCTGGACTTATAGTTTCAATACCATTATTAATTGGACTCATGCGCCAAACACTTGCCCCTCTGACTAACACCCTCAAATCACTACAAAATGGTCTGCTAAATTTTCGTGATGGCGACTTCTCAATCTCCCTTGTACACCCCAAAGACAACGATCTTCGTCAAATAACGCTGCTATACAATGAAATTGGCGAGCACTTACGTAAAGAACGTGCCCATATTTATCAACGAGAATTGCTTTTAGACACCGTTATCCAAACCTCTCCGCAAGCGCTCTTACTGGTGGACCAAAGCGATCGTATTATTTATTCAAACAGTAGTGCCAAGCAGCTACTCAATAACGGAAAGCCTTTACAAGGGCTACTTTTACAAAAACTTCTACCTAACAGCCCTAAAGAAATAGCTAGTGCCATTAAAAGCTGGAAAAATGGGCTTTTTAATTACTCCGATGCTAATGGCTCACACTCCATGCACATCGGAAACAGTACTTTTGTACTTAATACACAAAAGCATCGTCTAATTGTCTTGCGTGAAATGACTCGCGAGCTGACCCGTGCGGAAGTAGAAGTTTGGAAAAAAGTTATCCGTCTGATCAGTCATGAGTTAAATAACTCTCTAGCTCCCATTTCATCTCTCGCACACTCAGGAAAAATGCTGATAACAAAGCCTGGCAAAGAACAGGCTCTGGAAAAGGTATTCGATATTATTGCAGATCGCTGCAAACACCTGACAGAATTCACTCAAGGCTACGCTTCTTTTGCTAAGCTACCAGCCCCAAGCTGCGAGACAGTGACCTGGCAAGAGTTAATTAATCGAATAATGCCAATTCAACCTTTTTCACTGAAAGGCTCTCTGCCTGACGAGGCCGGTTATTTTGACCCGATCCAAATAGAGCAGGCACTACTGAACTTAATTAAGAATTCACGAGAAGCAGGCAGCGATGTTGACGATATTGAACTTGAAGTTAGCATCGATAGCTTCGGCCAGAAACTGGTACTCTCCGATCGCGGCTGCGGTATGAGTGAGAAAGTGCTTGAACAGGCACTACTTCCGTTCTTTTCAACGAAAGAACAAGGGGTGGGCTTGGGGTTGGCACTATGCCGGGAAATTATTGACGCACATGACGGGCAGATCCAACTTTTGAACCGTTCCGGTGGAGGCTTACAAATCTGTCTCTGGCTACCATGGAAAAAAAGAAAAAACTAA
- a CDS encoding high-potential iron-sulfur protein encodes MKKPLDNSRRHFLKLSGTSLLLIPATFIAASSAQAQIKAQKDKVNYQDTPKDGKKCADCQLFEPPNACLVVEGDISPEGWCSLFVLKQGNPVSN; translated from the coding sequence ATGAAAAAGCCTCTAGACAATTCCCGTCGCCACTTTCTTAAGCTTTCAGGGACATCACTACTTTTAATTCCTGCCACATTTATTGCAGCATCCTCTGCACAGGCCCAAATCAAAGCGCAGAAGGACAAAGTAAATTACCAAGATACCCCCAAGGACGGGAAAAAGTGCGCGGACTGTCAGCTGTTTGAGCCCCCCAATGCCTGCCTGGTTGTGGAGGGCGATATCAGTCCCGAAGGATGGTGCAGCTTATTTGTACTAAAACAGGGTAACCCCGTTTCAAATTAA
- a CDS encoding nuclear transport factor 2 family protein: MFKKISSFFFMGLTFLSPNSQAEKHPVIAGPIATEELVQQITRADQRLFDALFNNCDLSEAQNLVTDDFEMYHDKWGQTAKSGEEFVKAITNMCKQRENGSGIRARRELVIESSKVYPVNHYGAIQSGTHRFYGINDDNSEVLRESSQFTHLWKQVDGKWQLARVLSFDHKPAE, from the coding sequence TTGTTTAAAAAAATATCTTCTTTCTTTTTTATGGGGCTAACCTTCCTAAGCCCAAACTCACAAGCGGAAAAGCATCCGGTTATTGCTGGCCCAATAGCAACTGAAGAACTAGTACAACAAATCACAAGAGCTGACCAACGCTTATTTGATGCGTTATTCAATAATTGTGATCTAAGTGAAGCACAAAACCTGGTGACCGATGACTTTGAAATGTACCATGACAAGTGGGGTCAAACGGCGAAGTCTGGAGAAGAGTTTGTCAAGGCCATTACCAATATGTGTAAACAGCGTGAAAATGGAAGTGGCATTCGTGCACGTCGTGAATTGGTAATCGAGAGCTCTAAAGTCTACCCCGTTAACCATTATGGTGCTATTCAGTCCGGTACCCATCGATTTTATGGCATCAATGACGACAATTCTGAAGTCTTACGAGAAAGTTCTCAGTTTACTCATCTCTGGAAACAGGTTGATGGTAAGTGGCAGCTCGCAAGGGTACTCAGCTTCGACCATAAACCCGCTGAGTAA